In a single window of the Olivibacter sp. SDN3 genome:
- a CDS encoding HU family DNA-binding protein — protein sequence MTKAEIIAEISNKTGLEKVDVQETVEAFFKVVKGAMVEGENVYVRGFGSFVVKKRAKKTARNISKNTAIIIPEHYVPSFKPAKVFVEKVKNGNK from the coding sequence ATGACTAAAGCAGAAATTATCGCAGAGATTTCTAACAAAACAGGTTTAGAAAAAGTAGACGTACAGGAAACTGTTGAAGCATTTTTTAAAGTAGTTAAAGGTGCAATGGTAGAAGGCGAGAATGTGTATGTTAGGGGGTTTGGTAGTTTTGTGGTTAAGAAAAGAGCCAAGAAAACTGCCCGTAACATTTCAAAAAACACCGCTATCATTATTCCAGAACATTATGTTCCTAGCTTTAAACCGGCAAAGGTTTTTGTTGAGAAAGTAAAAAACGGCAATAAATAG
- the mutY gene encoding A/G-specific adenine glycosylase, with protein sequence MSFSTEIIRWYHQNKRDLPWRHTTDPYVIWLSEIILQQTRVEQGLPYFNRFLSKYPTVTAFANEEEDNILRLWQGLGYYSRARNMHKAAKMVVNEYGGIFPTTYKSLLTLRGVGEYTAAAIASFSANEAKPVVDGNVFRVLSRYFGIDEAINTPQGKKIFYKVAQEMLGENNPAIYNQSIMEFGALQCKPRKPDCHICPLQIDCYAIKTNKVNFLPVKLKGKPSRNRYFYYFIITNQDKIAVQKRGPKDIWENMYQFPMLELTEQVSMEDLKQLDIFTGLFGDNTQLKVLSTPKKHVLSHQNIYATFIELTHIKPDSGKKRPWNYVFIKDLDTLAKPKLIFTFLRDYNICNKNTYKLCQESTKLFWLDT encoded by the coding sequence ATGTCGTTTTCAACAGAAATTATCCGCTGGTACCATCAAAATAAAAGAGACTTACCCTGGCGCCATACAACAGATCCGTACGTGATATGGCTTTCCGAAATTATTCTACAACAAACCCGCGTTGAACAAGGTTTACCCTATTTTAATCGCTTCCTATCAAAATACCCCACGGTTACCGCTTTTGCCAATGAAGAGGAAGATAATATTCTAAGGTTATGGCAAGGATTGGGATATTACTCCCGGGCCAGAAATATGCATAAGGCTGCTAAAATGGTGGTAAATGAATATGGAGGTATTTTTCCTACAACTTACAAAAGTCTACTGACGCTTAGGGGCGTAGGCGAATACACCGCTGCAGCCATTGCATCTTTTTCGGCCAACGAAGCAAAACCAGTAGTAGATGGAAACGTATTTAGAGTGCTTTCGAGATATTTTGGTATCGATGAAGCGATTAATACACCCCAGGGGAAAAAAATATTCTATAAAGTCGCACAAGAGATGTTGGGTGAGAACAATCCGGCAATATACAATCAATCGATCATGGAGTTTGGCGCTCTTCAATGCAAACCTAGAAAGCCAGATTGCCACATATGCCCATTGCAGATAGACTGTTATGCAATAAAAACAAACAAAGTAAATTTTTTACCTGTTAAACTAAAGGGAAAGCCCTCAAGGAATAGATACTTTTATTATTTCATCATTACTAACCAAGATAAAATAGCAGTGCAGAAAAGAGGTCCTAAAGATATATGGGAAAATATGTATCAATTTCCAATGTTGGAATTAACCGAACAAGTTAGCATGGAAGACTTAAAACAACTAGACATCTTCACCGGGTTATTTGGAGATAACACGCAGTTAAAAGTTTTAAGCACGCCAAAAAAGCATGTATTAAGTCACCAAAACATCTATGCAACATTTATAGAGCTTACTCATATAAAGCCAGATAGTGGCAAAAAAAGGCCGTGGAATTATGTTTTTATAAAAGATTTAGATACATTAGCTAAACCTAAATTAATATTCACATTTTTAAGAGATTACAATATTTGCAATAAAAACACTTACAAGCTATGTCAGGAATCAACAAAGTTATTCTGGTTGGACACTTAG